A window of the Chionomys nivalis chromosome 25, mChiNiv1.1, whole genome shotgun sequence genome harbors these coding sequences:
- the LOC130866218 gene encoding LOW QUALITY PROTEIN: bromodomain-containing protein 4-like (The sequence of the model RefSeq protein was modified relative to this genomic sequence to represent the inferred CDS: deleted 2 bases in 1 codon; substituted 1 base at 1 genomic stop codon), with translation MDKCKSHSAECICIWRARKELTSSHFPLAALEDVPRVSGARFFGAHLSETTSRVGLFGAPPVSEGYVVLVGDEGSGPSTKSPSEFLLSVLRRSPPALPTPLLPTPARSSLYPTLTKSSQEKDSKKQKPKVLPPGGDLLVDLLTEDPPPYQDAGPTPEAAEAAPEAPAPEEPAPSPMAGRLRGHREPPPDSTSHALPLRTGPGGQQQYWPFSASDLYNWKHNNPPFSKDPSMLTSLIESILVTHQPTWDDCQQLLQALLTSEEKQRMFLEARKNVPGENGRPTQLPNEIEAAFPLERPNWDFHTPEGRTHLCLYRQLLIAGLHGAARRPTNLAQVKQVIQGPEETPSAFLERLKEAYRIYTPYDPEDPGCNLAMSFIWQSAPDIRKKLERLDNLKEQTIQDLLKEAERIFNKRETQEERDERLKKETEERDERLRKEVEERDNKRERKRNQEFSRLLATVVSGQRQDRQERDGRKGPRVDRDQCAYCKERGHWARECPKKPRKPRGPKPQVSLLSLDDEXGSQGQEPPPEPRVTLNVGGQPVTFLVDTGAQHSVLTQSAGPLSERTAWVQGATGGKRYHWTTERKVQLANGKVTHSFLHVPDCPYPLLGRDLLTKLKAQIHFEGKKFQVAGPNGGPLQVLTLQLEEEYRLYEHDHETQGPTDLDTWLISRQACLAHEADLRTN, from the exons ATGGACAAGTGTAAGTCT CATTCAGCTGAGTGCATCTGTATCTGGCGAGCCCggaaggagctgacgagctcgCACTTCCCCCtcgcagccctggaagacgttccaagggtgtctggagcccgATTTTTCGGTGCTCATCTGTCTGAAACAACGTCCAGAGTCGGACTATTCGGGGCCCCACCCGTGTCCGAGGGGTACGTTGTCCTGGTTGGAGACGAGGGATCCGGACCCTCGACTAAGTCTCCGTCTGAGTTTTTGCTTTCGGTTTTACGCCGAAGCC CCCCTGCTCTCCCAACCCCCCTTCTCCCTACCCCAGCCCGATCCTCTCTATACCCAACTCTCACCAAGTCTTCGCAGGAAAAAGACTCGAAGAAGCAGAAGCCCAAAGTCCTCCCGCCAGGAGGGGATCTTTTGGTCGACCTCCTCACCGAGGACCCCCCGCCATACCAGGATGCGGGACCCACCCCTGAGGCTGCTGAAGCAGCCCCGGAGGCCCCCGCTCCGGAGGAACCAGCCCCATCACCCATGGCTGGGCGCCTCCGGGGTCACCGGGAGCCCCCACCCGATTCCACCTCACATGCCTTGCCCCTGCGAACCGGGCCAGGCGGTCAACAGCAATACTGGCCGTTTTCAGCCTCTGATCTATATAACTGGAAACATAATAATCCTCCCTTTTCTAAGGATCCCTCTATGCTAACCTCTTTGATTGAGTCCATCCTAGTCACTCATCAACCCACCTGGGACGACTGTCAGCAGCTGCTGCAAGCGCTGCTGACCTCCGAAGAAAAGCAGAGAATGTTCTTGGAGGCTCGGAAAAATGTGCCGGGCGAAAACGGTCGCCCTACGCAGCTACCCAACGAGATTGAGGCTGCGTTCCCCTTGGAACGACCCAACTGGGACTTCCACACTCCTGAAGGTAGGACCCACCTATGTCTCTACCGCCAGTTGCTCATAGCGGGTCTCCATGGGGCTGCCCGACGCCCCACCAATCTGGCACAGGTGAAACAGGTAATACAGGGACCGGAAGAGACTCCCTCAGCTTTCTTAGAGCGTCTTAAGGAGGCATACCGCATATATACTCCTTATGACCCCGAGGATCCAGGATGTAACCTGGCCATGTCCTTCATCTGGCAGTCGGCACCAGATATTAGAAAGAAGCTTGAAAGATTAGATAATCTCAAGGAGCAGACAATTCAGGACTTGCTTAAGGAAGCGGAGCGAATtttcaacaagagggaaacccAGGAAGAGAGGGACGAGAGACTCaagaaggaaacagaggagagggaTGAAAGGCTTAGAAAGGAGGTAGAAGAAAGGGATAACAAGAGGGAacgaaaaagaaatcaggaattcAGTCGGTTGCTGGCCACCGTAGTATCAGGACAGAGACAagacaggcaggagagagatggaaggaagggacCTCGGGTCGACAGAGATCAATGTGCTTACTGCAAGGAAAGAGGACACTGGGCGAGAGAATGTCCCAAGAAGCCTCGCAAACCTAGGGGCCCCAAGCCACAGGTCTCGCTCCTTTCCCTAGATGACGAGTAGGGAAGTCAGGGCcaggag cccccccccgagcCCCGGGTAACACTCAATGTTGGGGGGCAACCAGTCACCTTCCTAGTCGATACAGGAGCTCAGCATTCAGTCCTCACCCAGTCTGCAGGACCACTCAGTGAGCGAACTGCCTGGGTACAAGGTGCCACGGGTGGAAAGCGATATCATTGGACCACCGAACGGAAGGTGCAGCTGGCGAATGGTAAAGTAACCCATTCCTTCCTGCATGTTCCAGACTGTCCATATCCACTGTTGGGGCGAGATTTACTCACCAAATTAAAGGCCCAAATTCATTTTGAAGGGAAAAAATTTCAAGTGGCAGGGCCAAACGGGGGCCCCCTACAGGTATTAACTTTACAATTGGAAGAAGAATATCGACTGTATGAACATGACCATGAGACTCAGGGGCCCACAGACTTGGACACTTGGCTTATATCGAGGCAAGCCTGTCTTGCCCATGAAGCAGACTTACGAACTAATTAA